Proteins from one Ipomoea triloba cultivar NCNSP0323 chromosome 1, ASM357664v1 genomic window:
- the LOC116023456 gene encoding rop guanine nucleotide exchange factor 12-like, which translates to MLENEKGREDLEHHQNDISIHHGDKGPTPSSTNDEHVSVAPPPQKEVRQPPSDMDMMKERFSKLLLGEDMSGGGKGVSSALALSNAITNLAASVFGEQSKLQPMAPDRKARWKKEVDWLLSVTDYIVELVPAEQKGKDGKIMEIMVTQKRRDLLMNIPALKKLDTMLLDCLDNCKDQNEFWYVSKDADESEKGVQKNAKWWLPTVKVPPNGLSEASRKWLQYQKDCVNQVLKASMAINAQILSEMEIPESYIESLPKNGRSSLGDYIYKSITVEFFDPEQFLSTMDLSSEHKILDLKNKIEASIVIWKRKMNQKEVKSSWSSGVSLEKREQFEERAETILLLLKHRFPGLPQSSLDISKIQYNKDVGHSCLESYSRVLESLANTVMSRIEDVLYADSLTQEPPPSECGNPDSLEDAAEDAGMGDTNSMTLLDFMGWNLESGGGDAETKNNNSLDSNEETDDKSPMTKPLTANSKKISYVDKIEGGMVSPTARH; encoded by the exons ATGTTAGAGAATGAGAAAGGCAGAGAAGATTTAGAACATCATCAGAATGATATCAGCATTCATCATGGGGATAAGGGCCCCACTCCCTCCTCCACCAATGATGAACATGTATCTGTGGCTCCTCCTCCCCAGAAAGAAGTTAGACAACCACCTTCAG ATATGGACATGATGAAAGAAAGGTTTTCTAAGCTGCTTCTGGGGGAGGACATGTCAGGAGGAGGGAAGGGTGTTTCATCAGCTCTGGCCTTATCAAATGCCATCACAAATCTAGCTG CTTCTGTTTTTGGAGAACAATCCAAGTTACAACCCATGGCTCCAGACAGGAAGGCAAGGTGGAAGAAGGAAGTAGATTGGCTATTATCTGTCACAGATTACATTGTTGAGCTTGTTCCTGCTGAACAAAAAGGAAAGGATGGAAAAATCATGGAG ATAATGGTGACACAAAAGAGAAGGGACCTTCTGATGAACATACCTGCACTAAAGAAGCTTGATACCATGCTCCTA gactGCCTAGACAACTGCAAAGACCAGAACGAATTCTGGTATGTGTCGAAAGACGCGGATGAGTCAGAGAAAGGTGTGCAGAAGAATGCGAAATGGTGGCTTCCCACAGTTAAGGTTCCGCCGAATGGGCTGTCTGAAGCATCCCGGAAATGGCTGCAGTATCAGAAGGACTGCGTCAATCAAGTCCTCAAAGCTTCCATGGCCATCAATGCACAGATTTTGTCAGAGATGGAGATCCCAGAAAGCTACATTGAATCACTCCCAAAG AATGGTAGATCAAGTCTGGGGGATTATATCTACAAGAGCATAACAGTGGAGTTTTTCGACCCGGAACAATTCCTGTCGACGATGGAcctgtcatctgagcacaagattCTTGATCTGAAGAACAAAATAGAGGCGTCTATAGTGATCTGGAAGAGGAAGATGAACCAGAAAGAGGTGAAGTCTTCGTGGTCTTCAGGTGTAAGTTTGGAGAAGAGAGAACAGTTTGAGGAGAGAGCAGAGACGATCTTACTCCTCCTCAAGCATCGTTTCCCAGGCCTCCCTCAATCCTCCCTGGACATCAGTAAAATCCAGTACAACAAA GACGTGGGGCATTCTTGCCTGGAGAGCTACTCGAGGGTACTAGAAAGCCTTGCCAACACAGTAATGTCCCGCATTGAGGATGTCCTGTACGCTGATTCTCTCACACAAGAGCCACCCCCCTCGGAATGCGGCAACCCGGATTCCTTAGAAGACGCGGCAGAAGACGCAGGGATGGGGGACACCAACTCAATGACATTGCTTGATTTCATGGGCTGGAACCTCGAATCAGGAGGCGGAGACGCAGAAACCAAGAACAACAATTCCTTAGACTCCAACGAGGAAACTGACGACAAATCTCCCATGACAAAACCCCTAACCGCTAACTCAAAAAAGATTTCCTACGTTGACAAGATCGAAGGTGGCATGGTTAGTCCCACAGCACGCCATTAA